A region of Granulicella sibirica DNA encodes the following proteins:
- the cobA gene encoding uroporphyrinogen-III C-methyltransferase: MNGSSDLIARAGTVYLAGAGPGDPSLLTVRALRLLETASTILHDDLVSEEILALANPAAALTSVGKRCGKPRVTQPEIHAMMIAAARAGESVLRLKSGDPLVFGRAGEELEALRAAAVPVEIVPGITSAFSAAAALGTPLTDRAAASRLILATGHHSAAKTDATPIWSGSLPHDSTLALYMPGRHFRALADDLIASGIAADTPVAAISRVSTPHQQTHTTTLADLQDEHVGAAPVLLLIGHAIRIHP; the protein is encoded by the coding sequence GTGAACGGAAGCTCAGACCTTATCGCAAGAGCAGGAACCGTCTACCTCGCCGGAGCCGGCCCAGGCGACCCGTCTCTCCTGACCGTGCGCGCCTTGCGCCTCCTCGAAACGGCGAGCACGATCCTCCACGACGACCTCGTCTCGGAAGAGATCCTCGCGCTCGCCAACCCCGCCGCCGCACTCACCTCCGTCGGCAAGCGCTGCGGAAAGCCGCGTGTCACCCAGCCAGAGATCCACGCCATGATGATCGCCGCCGCACGCGCCGGAGAGTCCGTTCTGCGTCTGAAATCCGGCGACCCCCTCGTCTTCGGCCGCGCCGGCGAAGAGCTCGAGGCTCTCCGCGCCGCCGCCGTCCCCGTAGAAATAGTCCCGGGCATCACCAGCGCCTTCTCTGCCGCCGCTGCTCTCGGCACACCGCTCACCGACCGCGCCGCCGCCAGCCGCCTTATTCTCGCCACGGGCCACCACAGCGCGGCCAAGACCGACGCTACGCCTATCTGGTCCGGATCCCTGCCCCACGACTCCACGCTCGCCCTCTACATGCCCGGCCGCCACTTCCGCGCGCTCGCCGATGACCTCATTGCATCCGGCATCGCTGCCGACACGCCTGTCGCCGCCATCTCGCGTGTCTCGACACCCCATCAGCAGACCCACACCACCACGCTCGCCGACCTGCAAGACGAGCACGTCGGTGCCGCGCCGGTGCTTCTCCTCATCGGCCACGCCATCCGCATCCACCCTTGA
- a CDS encoding precorrin-2 dehydrogenase/sirohydrochlorin ferrochelatase family protein yields MDLFPIFLKLSARPCIVIGAGNLAESKIESLRAANAHVTVIAPNARERILAMAEAGEIHYHPREYAQGDLAGNFLVVAATDNPAVNRAVFAEAEQSNILCNAVDDPPFCDFYFPSVVRRGDLQIAISTAGASPALAQRLRKELNAQLPLDLGDWLNDLGNLRREVVQAEPLNEERRLLLHQLAQRDVCGFDGCPSRQMARAHARTNPMPAEPELS; encoded by the coding sequence ATGGACCTGTTCCCGATCTTCCTCAAACTCTCGGCGCGCCCATGCATCGTCATCGGCGCGGGCAATCTTGCCGAGTCGAAGATCGAAAGCCTCCGCGCCGCTAACGCCCACGTCACCGTCATCGCGCCGAACGCCCGCGAGCGCATCCTCGCCATGGCTGAAGCGGGCGAGATTCACTACCACCCGCGTGAGTACGCCCAGGGCGACCTCGCCGGAAACTTTCTCGTCGTCGCCGCGACCGATAACCCCGCCGTCAACCGCGCCGTCTTCGCCGAAGCAGAGCAGAGCAACATCCTCTGCAACGCAGTCGACGACCCGCCGTTCTGCGACTTCTACTTCCCTTCCGTGGTCCGCCGCGGCGACCTCCAGATCGCCATTTCGACCGCCGGTGCCAGCCCGGCACTCGCCCAGCGGCTGCGCAAGGAGCTCAACGCGCAGCTTCCGCTCGATCTTGGCGACTGGCTCAACGATCTCGGCAACCTGCGCCGCGAAGTGGTCCAGGCCGAGCCTCTGAACGAGGAGCGCCGACTGCTCCTCCATCAACTCGCCCAGCGCGATGTCTGCGGCTTCGACGGCTGCCCCTCCCGCCAGATGGCCCGCGCCCACGCCCGCACTAATCCCATGCCGGCAGAGCCTGAGCTGTCGTGA
- a CDS encoding carbohydrate kinase family protein, with protein sequence MTNLSQVDLVGVGLNATDTVIPLTKYPVVGSKVEYRNATVHPGGQVATTVVACQNWGMKTRYVGKLGDDDAARLHRHEFERLGVDARITTVPGGSSAQSLILVDGEGERTVLCRRDERLVLAPSDLQRDWIVNAKALHVDGYDTAAATTAARWARDAGIPVIADLDELYPGVEELIQNIDYLIVSRDFPCRLMQEDDVERALRQMQRKFGCLLTAATLGPDGVVAWDGKEIHSTPAYCVPVVDTTGAGDIFHAGFIYGLTQGWDLGRQLDFACAAAALNCMAVGARGGIRSVEAVEELVGTGERYGATRFISSAV encoded by the coding sequence ATGACGAATTTGTCGCAGGTCGACCTGGTCGGCGTCGGACTGAATGCCACCGACACGGTGATCCCGCTCACGAAATACCCTGTAGTCGGTTCGAAGGTAGAGTATCGGAACGCCACGGTACACCCGGGCGGGCAGGTTGCGACCACGGTCGTCGCGTGCCAGAACTGGGGCATGAAGACCCGGTACGTTGGCAAGCTTGGAGACGATGATGCAGCACGTCTGCACCGGCATGAGTTTGAGCGGCTTGGCGTCGACGCGCGCATCACGACGGTTCCGGGCGGGTCGAGCGCGCAGTCGCTGATCCTGGTGGATGGCGAAGGAGAGCGGACGGTGCTCTGTCGCCGCGATGAACGGCTCGTGCTGGCGCCGAGCGATCTTCAGCGAGATTGGATCGTGAACGCGAAGGCGCTGCACGTGGACGGCTATGATACCGCCGCCGCGACAACCGCAGCCCGGTGGGCTCGCGACGCTGGGATCCCGGTGATCGCGGATCTTGATGAGCTTTATCCGGGTGTGGAAGAGCTGATCCAGAACATCGACTACCTGATCGTGAGCCGTGATTTTCCCTGCCGCCTGATGCAGGAGGACGATGTGGAGCGAGCGCTGCGGCAGATGCAGCGGAAGTTCGGATGCCTGTTGACGGCGGCGACACTTGGGCCGGACGGCGTTGTTGCCTGGGATGGCAAGGAGATCCACAGCACCCCCGCCTACTGCGTGCCGGTCGTCGATACGACTGGTGCCGGAGACATCTTCCACGCCGGCTTCATCTACGGGCTGACGCAGGGGTGGGACCTTGGACGCCAGCTTGACTTCGCCTGCGCCGCCGCGGCGTTGAACTGCATGGCGGTCGGTGCACGCGGTGGCATTCGTTCCGTTGAGGCGGTCGAGGAACTGGTTGGCACAGGGGAACGGTACGGTGCCACTCGCTTCATCTCCAGCGCCGTCTAG
- the pdxH gene encoding pyridoxamine 5'-phosphate oxidase: METVEQASSEHPVRIFEPAEASATDPIALFRQWLDAASKTEPNDPNAMAIATSTLSGHPSVRMVLMKRLDERGFSFYTNAESRKGEELEANPNASLCFHWKTQRRQVRIDGPVEMLSPEDSDEYFHSRSRRSQIGAVASNQSHPLASRQHLEREAEALAARFPEIIPRPDYWRGFVVQPSAIEFWQDGPDRLHDRMLYTRTAGGWTRTRLYP, translated from the coding sequence ATGGAAACCGTCGAGCAAGCCAGTTCTGAACATCCCGTAAGAATCTTCGAACCGGCAGAGGCCAGCGCCACCGACCCCATCGCGCTCTTTCGTCAGTGGCTCGACGCAGCCAGCAAGACCGAACCGAATGACCCCAACGCCATGGCCATAGCGACCTCGACGCTCAGTGGCCACCCAAGCGTTCGCATGGTGCTGATGAAGCGCCTTGATGAACGAGGCTTCTCCTTCTACACCAATGCCGAGAGCCGCAAGGGCGAGGAACTTGAGGCGAATCCAAACGCCTCGCTCTGCTTTCACTGGAAGACGCAGCGGCGCCAGGTCCGTATCGACGGCCCGGTCGAGATGCTCTCGCCCGAAGACTCGGACGAGTACTTCCACAGCCGCTCCCGCCGAAGCCAGATTGGCGCCGTCGCCTCCAACCAGAGCCACCCACTGGCCAGTCGTCAGCACCTCGAACGCGAAGCCGAGGCGCTCGCCGCCCGTTTCCCAGAGATCATCCCGCGTCCGGACTACTGGCGCGGATTCGTCGTGCAGCCAAGCGCCATCGAGTTCTGGCAGGACGGCCCTGACCGCCTGCACGACCGCATGCTTTACACCCGCACCGCCGGCGGCTGGACTCGCACCCGCCTCTACCCTTAG